A window of Chitinophaga sp. MM2321 contains these coding sequences:
- a CDS encoding AAA family ATPase, with product MTKSNAYVFTGGPGAGKTTVIKTLEQMGYATVEESGRQIIQEQVRTGGNALPWGDTAQYRDKMFRTAMDDFHALQEEQVFLDRGLPDVIGYTQLIQLPVDPSLQELCMQYRYNTRVFIFPPWEAIFCEDEERKQTFATAVHTFEVMQAVYNACDYELITVPMIPAAERAAFIISRL from the coding sequence ATGACTAAAAGCAATGCCTATGTATTCACCGGTGGACCCGGTGCGGGTAAAACTACGGTGATAAAGACTTTAGAGCAGATGGGATATGCAACGGTAGAAGAGTCTGGAAGACAAATCATCCAGGAGCAGGTGCGTACCGGCGGAAATGCTTTGCCCTGGGGCGATACGGCACAGTATCGTGACAAGATGTTCAGAACCGCCATGGATGATTTTCATGCGTTGCAGGAAGAACAGGTATTCCTTGACAGGGGGCTGCCTGACGTTATCGGCTATACGCAGTTGATACAGTTGCCGGTAGATCCTTCCTTGCAGGAACTATGCATGCAATACAGGTATAATACCCGTGTATTTATTTTCCCGCCCTGGGAGGCTATTTTTTGTGAAGATGAAGAACGCAAACAGACATTTGCAACGGCGGTGCACACTTTTGAAGTGATGCAGGCGGTGTATAATGCATGTGACTATGAATTGATAACAGTGCCTATGATTCCGGCAGCGGAAAGGGCGGCCTTTATTATCAGCCGGCTATAG
- a CDS encoding thioesterase family protein, with protein sequence MMNIFFEGPVLWSQIDANMHLRHSAYADFAAQARLAMLEKVGLDAAQFIQLKLGPILFREELLYLREIGPNDKVQVTCEMSRYKSDGSRWSVRHEIFRGDGTKSAIVTVDGAWIDVQKRKLTVLPPALMEKFKAIPRSADFVEDVL encoded by the coding sequence ATGATGAACATATTTTTTGAAGGACCTGTACTCTGGTCACAAATAGACGCAAATATGCACCTCCGGCATTCTGCCTACGCAGATTTCGCCGCACAGGCGCGCCTGGCTATGCTGGAAAAAGTTGGATTGGATGCTGCCCAGTTTATTCAACTAAAACTAGGTCCTATCCTGTTCCGGGAGGAATTACTGTATCTCCGCGAAATTGGCCCCAATGATAAAGTACAGGTTACCTGCGAAATGAGCCGGTACAAAAGTGATGGCTCCCGCTGGTCGGTAAGGCATGAAATATTCCGCGGCGACGGCACCAAATCCGCCATCGTAACGGTAGACGGCGCGTGGATCGACGTACAAAAACGCAAGCTCACAGTTCTGCCACCGGCATTAATGGAAAAATTTAAAGCCATTCCCCGGAGTGCGGATTTTGTGGAAGATGTGCTATAG
- a CDS encoding GLPGLI family protein, translated as MKNLILWILLILSTGAAAQHTTFLQQGRIEFEKKQNVHAMLDEMWAGEESSWKELQKKEMPKFKTAYFDLYFSQHTTSYKPGRENPDNYKLRETPGEANVVYTDLDNHESIAQKKAFEQLFLVKDSVREIKWKITDETRKIAGFDCRRANAIIMDSIYVVAFYTDIIVTPGGPESFTGLPGMILGLALPHEHITWFATKVLVEDIKPGTLKPPAKGKVVNNDRLKEVMNGAIKDWGNYGKVYIKAIML; from the coding sequence ATGAAGAACCTGATCTTATGGATATTGCTGATCCTCTCTACTGGTGCTGCTGCGCAACACACCACTTTTTTGCAGCAGGGGCGTATTGAATTTGAAAAGAAGCAGAACGTACACGCAATGCTGGACGAAATGTGGGCGGGAGAGGAAAGCTCCTGGAAAGAATTACAGAAGAAAGAAATGCCGAAGTTTAAGACGGCTTATTTCGACCTGTATTTTTCACAACACACCACATCCTATAAACCCGGCAGGGAAAATCCTGATAACTATAAACTCCGGGAAACACCGGGAGAAGCCAATGTAGTGTATACTGACCTGGATAATCATGAAAGTATTGCACAGAAGAAGGCATTTGAGCAACTGTTCCTGGTAAAGGATTCTGTGCGGGAGATTAAGTGGAAGATCACGGACGAAACACGCAAGATTGCAGGTTTTGATTGCCGCCGGGCCAATGCCATTATTATGGATTCTATTTATGTAGTCGCTTTTTATACAGATATCATCGTAACACCGGGTGGTCCGGAATCCTTTACCGGCCTTCCCGGTATGATCCTGGGACTGGCACTGCCGCATGAGCATATTACCTGGTTTGCTACCAAAGTATTGGTGGAAGATATAAAGCCCGGAACGCTGAAACCACCTGCTAAAGGGAAGGTGGTGAATAATGACCGGTTAAAGGAAGTGATGAACGGGGCGATCAAGGATTGGGGTAATTATGGCAAGGTATATATAAAAGCTATCATGCTTTAG
- a CDS encoding TonB-dependent receptor encodes MKKLLALIFCLSVFNLCYAQKAAVKGNVLDTLNHVKLSNSVVALLHAKDSVLYKFARTNESGHFNFKDLTAGKYLLLVTYPSFADYVEPLTLSDTTVVSYDKIMLTQKSRLLQEVVIQQKIAAIKIKGDTTEFNADSYKTQANASVEDLLKKLPGIQIDNKGQITAQGETVKKVLVDGEEFFGDDPTLVTKNLRADMVDKVQLFDKKSDQANFTGVDDGQQSKTINLKLKDSKKNGYFGKVSTGAGTNGYHDSQAMLNMFKKKQKIAVYGIVSNTGKTGLNWQEQDKYGQSMADNAVSDGSGDFYIMGGQDNEFQNWSGNYNGQGYPLVQTGGLHYNNKWNQDKQSINGNYKMMQLYMDGNNTEATQYILPDTVYYRNAREEFKNSIMRNRINGGYEVQLDSSSTINLRVDGGIDHKISNSRYSTAFQAEDSSMVNRNQRLNSSIADIGTLNSNLLWRKKLKKKGRTISLNIAENYSRTNGDGYLNSITEFFQHGLTDSTQLTDQYKTTNNENISLITNLTYTEPLSAASSLVVNYGININNSHSARNSFNKGTDGKYGLQDSIYSNDYAFNMLTHKGGLAYAYMKKKLRVNVGSNVGFTGYHQQDMYHDFTQERSFMNWYPQASVRYSFSQQRRFSFNYYGNTQQPGINQLQPLRANEDPLNIYIGNPELKPSFGSTFRLNYSDFKVLTDRSIWMGVSYGTTSNAISNRSTIDEGGKRTTQSVNVDGNQNANVNLNMGWKIKKIDLRIGYNMYGQYYKNVSFVNSELNITQSTNTSGGLYLYKSKEKKYEQYLNIQANYNTSQSSVQKQIRTNYWTYSIAHNLDLFLPWKLQLHSEINYSIRQKTAFFTGNNNVLLWNAWFGKKFGKKDVVQVNVSMNDILNQNIGFNRSVNSNYITQNTYSTISRFGMLTFIWNFNKVGGGATKN; translated from the coding sequence TATCAGATACAACGGTTGTCAGCTATGATAAAATTATGCTGACACAGAAGTCCAGACTGCTACAGGAGGTAGTGATCCAACAGAAAATAGCCGCTATCAAAATTAAAGGTGATACCACCGAGTTTAATGCCGACAGCTACAAAACCCAGGCAAATGCTTCGGTGGAAGACCTGCTGAAAAAACTGCCTGGTATCCAGATAGATAATAAAGGACAAATCACTGCGCAGGGAGAGACAGTTAAAAAAGTACTGGTAGATGGGGAAGAATTTTTTGGAGATGATCCCACGCTGGTCACCAAAAATCTGCGTGCAGATATGGTTGACAAAGTACAGCTCTTTGATAAAAAGAGCGACCAGGCGAACTTTACAGGGGTAGACGATGGACAGCAATCTAAAACGATCAACCTGAAATTAAAGGATAGCAAGAAAAACGGCTACTTTGGTAAAGTGAGTACCGGCGCCGGTACCAACGGCTACCATGATAGCCAGGCCATGCTGAATATGTTCAAAAAGAAACAGAAAATTGCCGTCTATGGTATCGTGTCCAACACCGGGAAAACCGGTCTTAACTGGCAGGAGCAGGATAAATACGGACAAAGCATGGCCGATAACGCTGTTTCAGACGGCTCCGGTGATTTTTATATCATGGGCGGCCAGGACAACGAATTTCAGAACTGGAGCGGTAACTATAACGGGCAGGGCTATCCGCTGGTACAGACCGGCGGCCTGCATTATAACAATAAATGGAACCAGGACAAGCAAAGCATCAACGGGAACTATAAAATGATGCAGCTGTACATGGATGGTAACAATACGGAAGCCACCCAGTATATCCTGCCGGATACCGTTTACTACCGGAATGCCAGGGAAGAATTTAAGAACAGTATTATGCGGAACCGCATCAACGGAGGGTATGAAGTTCAGCTGGATTCTTCTTCCACCATCAACCTGCGCGTAGATGGCGGAATAGATCATAAGATCAGTAACAGCCGCTATAGCACAGCGTTTCAGGCAGAAGATAGTTCCATGGTAAACCGCAACCAACGCCTCAACTCCTCCATAGCCGATATCGGAACGCTCAACAGTAACCTGCTATGGCGCAAGAAACTAAAGAAGAAAGGCAGAACGATTTCCCTGAATATCGCTGAAAACTATAGCCGGACTAACGGCGACGGATATCTGAATTCTATAACCGAGTTTTTCCAACACGGGCTTACTGACTCCACGCAATTAACAGACCAGTATAAAACCACCAATAACGAAAATATCAGTCTCATTACCAATCTTACCTATACGGAACCATTGTCTGCTGCTTCTTCGCTGGTGGTGAACTATGGCATCAACATCAACAACAGTCATTCGGCCAGGAACTCCTTCAATAAAGGCACAGATGGTAAATACGGGCTTCAGGACAGCATCTACAGCAATGACTATGCTTTTAATATGTTAACGCATAAAGGCGGTCTGGCCTATGCCTATATGAAAAAGAAGCTGCGGGTAAATGTGGGAAGTAACGTAGGATTTACAGGCTACCATCAGCAGGATATGTACCACGATTTTACCCAGGAGCGTAGTTTTATGAACTGGTATCCACAGGCATCCGTAAGGTACAGTTTCAGTCAGCAACGCAGGTTCAGTTTCAATTATTACGGCAATACCCAACAACCGGGGATTAACCAGTTACAACCTTTACGGGCCAACGAAGATCCGCTGAATATCTACATCGGTAACCCTGAGCTGAAACCTTCTTTTGGAAGCACTTTCCGCCTTAACTATAGTGACTTTAAAGTATTAACTGACCGGAGTATATGGATGGGAGTATCCTATGGTACTACTTCCAATGCCATCAGCAACCGGAGTACCATTGATGAAGGGGGTAAGCGTACTACACAGTCAGTAAACGTAGACGGTAATCAGAATGCAAATGTGAACCTGAACATGGGCTGGAAGATCAAGAAAATTGATTTGAGGATCGGGTATAATATGTATGGACAGTATTATAAGAATGTCAGCTTTGTAAACTCGGAACTGAATATAACACAGAGTACCAATACTTCAGGGGGATTATATCTCTATAAATCCAAAGAAAAAAAATATGAGCAATACCTGAATATACAGGCCAATTACAATACCAGTCAATCTTCTGTACAGAAGCAGATCCGTACCAATTACTGGACGTATAGTATTGCCCACAACCTGGATCTTTTTCTCCCCTGGAAACTGCAACTACATTCCGAAATTAATTATAGCATCAGACAAAAGACCGCTTTCTTTACCGGCAATAATAACGTGCTGCTCTGGAATGCCTGGTTCGGGAAGAAATTCGGAAAGAAAGATGTAGTGCAGGTCAATGTGTCTATGAACGATATCCTGAATCAGAATATCGGATTCAACAGGTCTGTAAACAGTAACTACATTACGCAGAATACCTACAGTACCATCAGCCGTTTTGGTATGCTGACATTTATCTGGAACTTTAATAAAGTAGGCGGAGGAGCCACAAAAAATTAA